The Rhododendron vialii isolate Sample 1 chromosome 8a, ASM3025357v1 genome has a window encoding:
- the LOC131336193 gene encoding F-box protein At1g47056: MGQSSSIPGSTHRPSPTNPTHHHHHRTTTPRSETYYYSMTDPDGYQCGNIGTVDDYISELPDECLASIFHFLSSGDRKNASLVSKHWLKIEGQSRHRLSLNAQSNLLVQIPSLFSRFDAVTKLALRCDRRSVSLDDDALTLISLRCKNLTRLKLRACRELTDSGMAAFARNCKNLKKFSCGSCAFGVKGMNAVLDHCASLEELSVKRLRGVNDAVEAPVGPGLAASSLRTICLKELYNGPSFGPLIVGAKNLKTLKLLRCLGDWDKVLEDIGRRKNCLVEVHLERLQVTDAGLMAVSGFPDLEILHLVKTPECTNSGIVCVAEHCKLLRKLHIDGWRTNRIGNEGLISIGKHCGNLQELVLIGVNLNAGSLEAVATNCQRLERLALCGSETIGDAEISCVASKCVALKKLCIKGCPVTDQGIEAFAWGCPNLVKIKVKKCRGVTSDLADWLRVRRGSLMVNLDVCEVEADGLDASASDGAQEDGVEFPPMVMSQVSGAIGGASAAVDIPSSSNWRPSIFRSRLGLFGGRSLVACTFRRWSNGGSGSNDSS; this comes from the coding sequence atgggCCAGTCCTCTTCCATCCCCGGGTCAACCCACCGCCCAAGTCCCACCAAccccacccaccaccaccaccaccgcaccaCCACGCCCCGATCCGAGACTTACTACTACTCAATGACGGACCCCGACGGCTACCAGTGCGGTAACATCGGAACCGTAGACGACTACATCTCCGAGCTACCCGACGAGTGCCTCGCCTCCATCTTCCACTTCCTCAGCTCCGGCGACCGCAAGAACGCCTCCCTCGTCTCCAAGCACTGGCTCAAAATCGAGGGCCAGAGCCGCCACCGCCTGTCCCTCAACGCCCAGTCCAACCTCCTCGTGCAGATCCCCTCCCTCTTCTCCCGCTTCGACGCTGTCACCAAGCTCGCCCTCCGCTGCGACCGCCGATCCGTCAGCCTCGACGACGACGCCCTTACCCTCATCTCCCTCCGCTGCAAGAACCTCACGCGCCTCAAGCTCCGCGCGTGCCGCGAACTCACCGACTCCGGCATGGCCGCCTTCGCCAGGAACTGCAAGAACCTCAAAAAATTCTCCTGCGGATCGTGCGCGTTCGGAGTGAAGGGCATGAACGCCGTCCTCGACCACTGCGCCTCCCTCGAGGAGCTCTCCGTCAAGCGCCTCCGCGGCGTCAACGACGCCGTCGAGGCCCCCGTCGGCCCGGGCCTCGCCGCGTCCTCGCTCAGGACCATATGCCTCAAGGAGCTCTACAACGGGCCGAGCTTCGGCCCCTTGATCGTGGGAGCGAAGAACTTGAAGACCTTGAAGCTGCTGCGTTGCTTGGGCGACTGGGACAAAGTTTTGGAAGATATTGGACGTCGAAAGAACTGCTTGGTTGAAGTCCACTTGGAGAGGCTCCAGGTTACTGATGCCGGGCTCATGGCGGTCTCGGGCTTTCCTGACCTCGAGATCTTGCACCTGGTCAAGACTCCGGAGTGCACGAATTCAGGGATCGTGTGTGTCGCTGAGCACTGTAAGCTCTTGAGGAAGCTTCATATTGACGGGTGGAGGACGAATCGAATTGGAAACGAAGGGCTCATTTCAATCGGTAAGCATTGTGGTAACCTTCAGGAGCTGGTTCTTATTGGTGTGAATTTGAATGCTGGTAGTTTGGAAGCGGTTGCTACGAATTGCCAGAGGTTGGAGAGGCTGGCGTTGTGCGGCAGCGAGACGATTGGGGACGCGGAGATATCGTGTGTGGCTTCGAAGTGCGTGGCGCTGAAGAAGCTGTGTATTAAGGGGTGTCCCGTTACAGATCAGGGGATTGAGGCTTTCGCTTGGGGGTGTCCGAATTTGGTGAAGATTAAGGTTAAGAAGTGCAGGGGGGTGACGAGCGATCTCGCGGATTGGTTGAGGGTGAGGAGGGGATCGTTGATGGTGAATCTGGATGTGTGTGAGGTTGAAGCTGATGGGTTGGATGCAAGTGCTAGTGATGGTGCACAAGAAGATGGTGTAGAGTTTCCACCAATGGTGATGAGCCAAGTAAGCGGCGCTATTGGTGGTGCTTCCGCGGCTGTGGATATTCCTTCGAGCAGTAATTGGCGGCCATCGATTTTCAGGTCGAGGTTGGGGCTTTTCGGAGGTAGGAGTCTGGTAGCTTGCACTTTCAGGAGGTGGTCAAACGGTGGTTCCGGCTCAAATGATAGTTCTTGA
- the LOC131336196 gene encoding protein RER1A-like, with product MDTTGTVGGTSDDLSSNSPAAAASRWTHAASRRFQHLLDKSTPFVLHRWLAFAAVAIVYAVRVFFVEGFYIVSYALGIYVLNLLIAFLSPQVDPEFHDLSDDPSLPTRGSDEFRPFVRRLPEFKFWYSMTKAFCIAFVVTFFRIFDVPVFWPILLFYWVLLFTLTMKKQIMHMVKHRYVPFSFGKRRYDVRAAASAESASLLPRD from the exons ATGGATACTACCGGAACAGTCGGCGGCACTTCCGACGACCTTTCCTCCAACTCCCCCGCGGCGGCCGCGTCACGGTGGACCCACGCCGCGTCCCGACGCTTCCAACACCTACTGGACAAGTCGACCCCGTTCGTCCTCCACCGATGGCTCGCGTTCGCCGCCGTGGCGATCGTCTACGCCGTCCGCGTGTTCTTCGTCGAGGGCTTCTACATCGTGTCCTACGCGCTCGGCATCTACGTCCTCAACCTCCTCATCGCGTTTCTCTCCCCTCAGGTTGATCCCGAGTTCCACGACCTCTCCGATGACCCCTCCCTCCCCACTCGCGGCTCCGACGAGTTCCGCCCCTTCGTCCGCCGCCTCCCCGAGTTCAAATTCTG gTACTCAATGACAAAAGCCTTTTGCATTGCTTTTGTGGTGACGTTCTTCCGCATATTTGATGTGCCAGTGTTTTGGCCAATACTACTTTTCTACTGGGTGCTGCTATTCACACTTACCATGAAGAAACAGATAATGCATATGGTTAAGCACAGATATGTTCCATTCTCCTTTGGAAAACGG AGGTACGATGTTAGGGCAGCAGCTTCTGCTGAAAGCGCAAGCCTTCTTCCTAGAGATTAA
- the LOC131336195 gene encoding UPF0481 protein At3g47200-like — MVAVFNKELLSWYLITLKLKETVEAGIQNLQSPTAAARSIEYPSEQEQYHLVKQQQQQRSDSLRIVISEDRNVDSVEEDEAKSPEPDWVINIRERLEQARQEDVAGAWGKLSIYRVPQCFREGDEKAYIPQTVSLGPYHRGKKRLRNMERHKWRALYHILKRTRQDVKLYLDSVKELEEKAVACYEGQIGLASNEFVEMMVLDGCFVLELFRGVTEGFKQLGYSRNDPVFAMRGSMHSIQRDMIMLENQLPLFVLDRLFGLQCGLPDQRGMVAKLAIRFFDPLMPTDEPLSKTDRNRLESSLGHVATFDPFSEQGSLHCLDVFRRSILQTGPKPEPRIWIKRWSHARRVADKRRQQLIHCVTELSNAGIKFEKRKTDRFWDVRFKNGILKIPRLLIHDGTKSLFLNLIAFEQCHLDCSNDITSYVIFMDNLINSPADVAYLHYHGIIEHWLGRDAEVADLFNRLCEEVVFDFNDSYLSRLSEEVNRYYDHRWNAWRASLKHNYFNNPWAIISFVAAVVLLLLTFAQSFYGIYGYYRPR; from the coding sequence ATGGTTGCTGTGTTCAACAAAGAGCTTCTGAGTTGGTACCTCATCACCCTCAAACTCAAAGAAACCGTAGAAGCCGGAATCCAAAACTTACAAAGCCCTACCGCCGCCGCCCGATCCATCGAATACCCCTCGGAACAAGAGCAATATCATCTCGtgaaacagcagcagcaacagcgGTCGGACTCATTGCGGATCGTGATCAGCGAGGACCGAAACGTCGACAGTGTCGAAGAGGACGAGGCCAAGTCACCGGAACCCGATTGGGTTATTAACATCAGGGAAAGACTAGAGCAAGCCCGCCAAGAAGATGTGGCGGGCGCCTGGGGAAAGCTGAGCATTTACAGAGTCCCCCAATGCTTTCGAGAAGGCGACGAGAAGGCCTACATTCCCCAGACCGTCTCCCTGGGGCCGTACCACCGCGGCAAGAAACGCCTCCGTAACATGGAACGCCACAAGTGGCGCGCGCTGTACCACATCCTCAAGCGTACCCGTCAGGACGTAAAATTGTACCTCGACTCGGTAAAAGAGCTGGAAGAAAAGGCGGTCGCTTGCTACGAAGGGCAAATCGGCCTCGCAAGCAACGAGTTTGTAGAAATGATGGTTCTGGATGGTTGCTTCGTACTCGAGCTTTTCCGAGGCGTCACCGAAGGATTCAAGCAACTTGGCTATTCGCGAAACGATCCCGTTTTCGCAATGCGTGGATCGATGCACTCGATTCAACGTGACATGATAATGCTCGAGAACCAACTCCCTCTTTTCGTGCTGGATCGCCTGTTCGGCCTCCAGTGCGGTCTGCCTGACCAGAGAGGGATGGTGGCAAAGCTAGCGATCCGGTTCTTCGACCCATTAATGCCAACGGACGAGCCGTTAAGCAAAACTGACCGGAACCGTTTAGAGTCATCGCTCGGACACGTCGCCACTTTCGACCCGTTTTCAGAGCAAGGCAGCCTCCATTGCCTCGACGTTTTTCGACGAAGTATCTTACAAACAGGGCCAAAGCCTGAACCCCGTATCTGGATCAAGCGATGGTCCCATGCCCGTCGGGTGGCCGACAAGCGCAGGCAGCAACTGATCCACTGCGTCACGGAGTTGAGCAATGCGGGAATCAAGTTCGAGAAACGAAAGACCGATCGATTCTGGGACGTGAGATTCAAGAACGGGATTCTCAAAATCCCAAGGCTCCTAATCCACGACGGGACGAAATCGCTCTTCCTCAACCTCATTGCGTTCGAGCAGTGCCACCTGGACTGCAGCAACGACATAACCTCGTACGTGATCTTCATGGACAACTTGATCAACTCACCCGCAGACGTGGCGTACCTCCATTACCACGGGATAATCGAGCACTGGCTCGGGAGAGACGCCGAGGTGGCAGACCTGTTCAACCGCCTATGCGAAGAGGTGGTTTTCGACTTCAACGACAGTTATCTATCGCGGTTGTCGGAAGAAGTGAACCGGTATTATGACCACCGGTGGAATGCTTGGAGGGCTAGCTTGAAGCATAACTACTTCAACAATCCGTGGGCGATCATTTCTTTTGTTGCTGCTGTGGTTTTGTTGCTGCTTACTTTTGCTCAAAGCTTTTATGGGATTTATGGGTATTACAGGCCTCGTTAA
- the LOC131336197 gene encoding beta-1,4-xylosyltransferase IRX14: protein MKLSALHQSYLSRRANSFRASSSPLDPSSLDGGLKSILWLVLHGLCCLVSLLLGFRFSRVVFFLLFSPSSTPPTALLHSTSPFRPASLPVQSLNTTVATPGSRVVVGRHGILIRPWPHPDPVEVMKAHRIIDRVQREQRVQYGVKTPRSVIAVTPTYVRTFQTLHLTGVMHSLMNVPYDLTWIVVEAGGTTNETAWLVARSGLRVVHVGFEEEMPVSWDDRHRLEARMRLRALRVVRELKLEGIVMFADDSNMHSMELFDEIQKVKWVGAVSVGILVHSGDPEEESSVAQKDDVENSPMPVQGPACNSSDQLVGWHTFNSLPYEGKGAKYVGDVATVLPRKLEWAGFVLNSRLLWKENEGDKPEWVKDLDTVGGDAEDIETPLSLLKDPSVVEPLGSCGRKILLWWLRVEARADSKFPARWIIDTPMEVTVPSKRTPWPDAPPELPSNETTITTEENREKPGTKTRPRKSKRSSRSKKKRESSVVDTQVSARNSGAQ from the exons atgaaGCTGTCGGCGTTGCACCAGAGCTACCTCAGCCGCCGCGCCAACAGCTTCCGAGCATCGTCATCGCCCTTGGACCCATCTTCCCTCGACGGAGGCCTCAAATCAATCTTGTGGCTGGTCCTCCACGGCCTCTGCTGCCTCGTCAGCCTCCTCCTCGGCTTCCGCTTCTCCCGCGtcgtcttcttcctcctcttctccccCTCCTCCACGCCCCCCACCGCCCTCCTCCACTCCACGTCGCCGTTCCGCCCCGCCTCCCTACCCGTTCAATCTCTGAACACAACCGTCGCCACTCCGGGCAGCAGAGTAGTGGTCGGGCGGCACGGGATCCTAATCCGGCCCTGGCCCCACCCGGATCCAGTCGAGGTCATGAAGGCTCACCGGATAATCGACAGGGTTCAGAGAGAGCAGAGGGTTCAGTACGGGGTGAAAACCCCTAGGTCTGTCATCGCTGTAACTCCTACCTACGTGCGGACTTTCCAGACTTTACATCTGACCGGAGTGATGCACTCGTTGATGAATGTGCCGTACGATCTGACGTGGATCGTCGTCGAGGCCGGCGGAACCACCAACGAGACGGCGTGGTTGGTCGCCAGATCGGGGCTTAGGGTTGTCCATGTCGGATTCGAGGAGGAGATGCCGGTCTCGTGGGATGATCGGCATCGGTTGGAGGCTCGGATGCGGTTACGAGCGCTAAG AGTTGTGAGAGAATTGAAACTAGAAGGAATCGTGATGTTTGCGGATGATAGCAATATGCATAGCATGGAGCTCTTTGACGAGATTCAAAAGGTGAAGTGGGTTGGCGCTGTTTCGGTGGGCATTCTTGTACATTCGGGTGATCCCGAAGAAGAATCATCGGTGGCTCAGAAGGATGATGTAGAGAACTCACCTATGCCAGTTCAAGGTCCAGCTTGTAATTCATCCGACCAGTTGGTTGGATGGCACACATTTAATTCATTGCCATACGAAGGGAAGGGCGCAAAATATGTTGGTGACGTGGCCACTGTGTTGCCCAGGAAGCTGGAGTGGGCTGGGTTTGTGTTGAATTCAAGGCTGCTCTGGAAGGAAAATGAAGGTGACAAGCCAGAGTGGGTTAAGGATCTAGATACAGTAGGTGGGGATGCAGAGGATATCGAGACTCCCTTATCTCTGCTGAAGGACCCTTCTGTGGTGGAGCCTCTGGGCAGCTGTGGGCGCAAGATTTTGCTTTGGTGGCTCCGTGTTGAAGCTCGTGCAGATAGCAAATTTCCTGCCAG ATGGATCATTGATACCCCAATGGAGGTCACAGTCCCATCAAAACGCACTCCTTGGCCAGATGCTCCTCCTGAACTTCCATCTAATGAGACAACGATTACCACTGAGGAAAACAGGGAGAAGCCTGGTACAAAAACTCGACCGCGCAAATCAAAACGCAGCTCCAGAAGTAAGAAAAAGCGTGAATCAAGTGTGGTGGATACACAGGTCTCAGCTAGGAATTCTGGAGCACAGTAA